One genomic segment of Rubripirellula amarantea includes these proteins:
- the ccoS gene encoding cbb3-type cytochrome oxidase assembly protein CcoS, whose translation MSVLYVALPVAILMGAAAMIACIKCIRGGQYDDLEGASVRMLIDDEPIRNGTAKNGTAKNRSTKKS comes from the coding sequence ATGAGTGTTTTGTATGTCGCCCTACCCGTTGCGATTCTGATGGGAGCCGCTGCCATGATCGCCTGTATCAAGTGCATCCGAGGCGGCCAGTACGACGACCTCGAGGGCGCCTCGGTAAGGATGTTGATTGACGACGAGCCCATAAGGAACGGAACGGCGAAGAACGGTACGGCGAAGAACAGGTCCACGAAGAAGTCATAA
- a CDS encoding serine/threonine-protein kinase, giving the protein MQVSLCPSDETLVDLVHGRLGELQESPVVEHVQQCEECRGKLAKIESDSSDSLLQQLRQSESANPFMEEPDCDWATSLALGAINRDKDDDPHAEPFALPMDLGDYRLLDAVAHGGMGIVYRAEHLRLGRDVAVKIISGKRLSDKRATQRFEAEMRALGQLSHPNIVSALDARELSGQPVLIMEYVDGLDLSQIVQRLGPLSPEAVAAIGRAVAAALEYANRNGLVHRDVKPSNIMLNRDGEVKLLDLGLARFQLTQGSQVDGTATGLALGTADYMSPEQIHDARDVDIRSDLYSLGCTLLKLLTGSAPYDDANHATNFAKLTAHVSPDPITVPDPFRGRSSQLSAIIEGLVAKDRADRPSSAQDVSLALQPLAHQADLAKLVQFARTVGPLQHHAFSQPNANINSRSDESWPSRWLLVALAAGGIPVGLLLGTWLTIQRSDGSVNRISLPENSSAIVDSNGNVDVSVTAGTTALPQAHRETTSGDSNAIANMPRSKSRDLAIKGVAIATLDGDREVVAAMHAVTNAETPIYRGYPYNAWMNLFEKDRNVDIAVSAATALVQLADTKEQKGEVARALLKRCRAWGGRILSDGSEMASPKWMNMMVNQYPNLMSDSDVEFEYLLDELEHGNSKSRTAVEMILSMQFDSILPMTAKLSSSSSSDTMRLQLIHALAKHAEVSSDSPGSTEDLAMAMALSSGIPYADLPASLQKMSKMQWMQVSEMPTREVIRTIDFGSYQFRLKDAAWLPYWQTLADENRKPRHVFYQLFEDQVHFVSIYDAASVLAVMPRPADGDVTALKQFLVQRLADSDFDERGSDSKVWPALSHWLVRADLLTVDKADRMLAIISETEDKAIDVIGRDLYVLNPPRTIAPPRRGGTNAGISARMSGYNLGRESDLSDEQNVQIKKALKEGCEHLAQLLGIEIDFAIDYRIPGGTDGRKNFINQGGMF; this is encoded by the coding sequence ATGTCGGGGAAAACTGGCGAAGATCGAATCCGACTCGAGCGATTCGTTGCTTCAGCAGTTGCGACAATCGGAATCCGCCAACCCATTCATGGAGGAACCCGACTGTGACTGGGCCACTTCGTTGGCGTTGGGAGCGATTAACCGTGACAAGGACGATGATCCTCACGCCGAGCCGTTCGCATTGCCCATGGATTTGGGTGACTACCGACTGCTCGATGCGGTCGCACATGGCGGGATGGGCATTGTTTATCGAGCCGAGCACCTTCGATTGGGACGCGACGTCGCCGTCAAAATCATTTCGGGCAAACGCTTATCTGATAAGCGAGCAACTCAGCGCTTTGAAGCGGAGATGCGGGCACTTGGGCAACTCAGCCATCCTAACATCGTCTCGGCCTTGGACGCGCGTGAACTTAGCGGTCAACCCGTGTTGATCATGGAGTACGTCGACGGACTAGACCTCAGCCAGATTGTGCAACGGCTCGGTCCGTTGTCGCCTGAAGCCGTTGCCGCGATCGGCCGAGCCGTTGCCGCAGCACTTGAGTATGCTAACCGAAACGGTCTCGTGCATCGCGACGTCAAGCCGTCGAACATCATGCTCAATCGCGATGGAGAGGTGAAGCTGCTTGATCTCGGACTAGCTCGGTTTCAGTTGACGCAAGGATCGCAGGTTGATGGTACGGCAACTGGATTGGCGCTTGGAACGGCCGACTACATGTCGCCGGAACAAATTCACGATGCGCGTGACGTTGACATTCGTTCGGATCTTTATTCCCTCGGTTGTACACTGCTGAAACTACTGACTGGTTCGGCACCTTACGATGATGCAAATCACGCCACGAACTTCGCTAAGCTGACCGCCCACGTTTCGCCTGATCCAATCACGGTGCCTGATCCGTTTCGAGGAAGATCGTCTCAGCTTTCAGCGATCATCGAAGGATTGGTTGCCAAGGACCGCGCTGATCGCCCATCGTCGGCTCAGGACGTATCTCTAGCCTTGCAACCGCTCGCCCATCAGGCTGATCTGGCTAAGCTAGTTCAATTTGCTCGCACGGTTGGGCCACTCCAACATCATGCGTTTAGCCAGCCGAACGCAAACATAAATTCCCGTTCCGATGAGTCTTGGCCATCGCGTTGGCTGCTGGTTGCTTTGGCGGCCGGTGGTATTCCCGTTGGACTGCTATTGGGAACTTGGTTAACGATTCAACGTTCCGATGGAAGTGTGAACCGTATTTCGCTGCCCGAAAATTCGTCGGCGATTGTCGATTCGAACGGCAACGTTGATGTCAGCGTGACGGCAGGTACCACTGCGTTGCCGCAGGCTCATAGGGAAACGACCTCGGGTGACTCTAACGCGATCGCTAATATGCCAAGGAGTAAGTCACGGGATCTTGCGATCAAAGGCGTAGCGATCGCGACACTCGATGGTGATCGCGAAGTGGTGGCCGCGATGCATGCGGTCACGAATGCGGAAACGCCGATCTATCGAGGTTACCCCTATAACGCTTGGATGAACCTTTTCGAGAAAGATCGCAACGTTGACATCGCAGTCTCGGCTGCGACGGCACTGGTGCAGCTCGCAGACACCAAAGAGCAAAAAGGTGAAGTTGCCCGCGCTCTACTTAAACGATGTCGTGCGTGGGGTGGCCGGATCCTTAGCGACGGAAGTGAAATGGCTTCACCGAAGTGGATGAACATGATGGTAAACCAGTACCCTAACTTGATGTCAGATAGCGACGTTGAGTTTGAGTACTTGCTGGACGAACTAGAGCACGGCAACTCGAAAAGCCGAACTGCTGTAGAGATGATTTTGTCGATGCAATTCGATTCGATTTTGCCAATGACCGCAAAACTGTCTTCGAGTTCCTCGTCGGATACGATGCGTCTTCAGTTGATCCATGCTCTGGCGAAACACGCTGAAGTTAGCTCGGATAGCCCAGGATCAACCGAAGACCTGGCGATGGCAATGGCTTTATCTTCCGGGATTCCTTATGCCGATTTGCCCGCATCGCTTCAAAAGATGTCGAAGATGCAATGGATGCAGGTTAGTGAGATGCCAACTCGGGAAGTGATACGAACGATTGACTTTGGTTCGTATCAATTCCGCCTCAAGGACGCTGCATGGCTCCCCTATTGGCAAACGCTTGCGGATGAAAATCGCAAGCCACGACACGTTTTTTATCAACTATTTGAGGATCAAGTTCACTTCGTTTCCATCTATGATGCGGCAAGCGTGTTGGCGGTAATGCCCAGGCCGGCGGATGGAGATGTGACTGCATTGAAGCAGTTCCTTGTGCAACGTCTAGCCGATTCTGACTTCGATGAACGCGGTTCGGATAGTAAGGTGTGGCCGGCCCTTTCTCACTGGCTCGTGCGTGCCGATTTGCTAACCGTCGATAAAGCTGACCGCATGTTGGCCATCATCAGTGAAACCGAAGACAAAGCGATCGACGTTATCGGTCGTGATCTGTATGTACTGAACCCACCCCGAACCATCGCTCCACCGCGACGCGGCGGTACCAATGCTGGCATCAGTGCCCGCATGTCGGGCTACAACTTAGGACGAGAAAGTGATCTCTCAGATGAGCAGAACGTACAGATCAAAAAAGCTCTGAAGGAAGGTTGCGAACATCTGGCCCAGTTGTTGGGAATTGAGATCGACTTTGCCATTGACTATCGGATACCCGGCGGAACTGATGGAAGAAAGAATTTCATCAATCAGGGTGGAATGTTCTAG
- a CDS encoding sulfite exporter TauE/SafE family protein yields MAFGIAIFTASLLGSLHCVGMCGPFALWATGTDKRASVIGAYHFGRLTTYLSAGLAAGLIGSTLTITGEVAGFQSLAAKIAGTTLVVVGLTQLIGRYRAYHRTTDSTEGPKPSKIAGYLHAAKPLIASQGPVGRAYLGGLLTTWLPCGWLYLFVLVAGGTGNVVSSLVVMTAFWIGTLPALSGLILGVHTLSDRFRSLIPIATSVLLILTGMYTATGRATADLTQMNPDAIVRGVNADPSAATLEKLCDEPLPCCQCGQHAKTSDD; encoded by the coding sequence TTGGCTTTTGGGATAGCGATCTTCACGGCTTCTTTGTTGGGCAGCCTGCACTGTGTTGGCATGTGCGGTCCGTTCGCCTTGTGGGCGACCGGCACCGACAAGCGTGCGTCAGTAATCGGGGCTTACCATTTCGGGCGTCTAACCACTTACCTATCGGCGGGTTTAGCGGCCGGATTGATCGGTTCGACGTTAACGATCACTGGTGAAGTTGCCGGCTTCCAATCGTTGGCTGCCAAAATTGCTGGAACAACGCTGGTAGTCGTCGGACTTACACAGTTGATCGGTCGCTATCGTGCTTACCATCGAACGACTGACAGCACCGAAGGCCCCAAGCCGTCAAAGATCGCCGGATACCTTCACGCCGCAAAACCACTGATCGCTTCGCAAGGTCCCGTCGGTCGCGCTTACCTGGGCGGACTGCTAACGACGTGGCTGCCCTGTGGATGGCTGTACTTGTTCGTCTTGGTCGCCGGAGGAACCGGAAACGTGGTTTCTTCTTTGGTTGTCATGACGGCATTTTGGATCGGAACGCTGCCCGCATTGTCAGGACTTATCTTGGGTGTCCATACGCTGAGTGATCGTTTCCGATCGTTGATTCCAATCGCGACGAGCGTGCTTTTGATTCTAACTGGTATGTACACCGCGACCGGGCGAGCGACCGCAGACTTGACTCAGATGAATCCTGATGCAATCGTTCGCGGTGTCAACGCCGATCCGAGTGCAGCGACGCTCGAAAAGCTTTGCGATGAACCGCTGCCTTGCTGCCAATGCGGCCAGCATGCAAAGACATCCGATGACTAG
- a CDS encoding heavy metal translocating P-type ATPase — MNRCLAANAASMQRHPMTSVLRSSVACVHCGLPSPPPARPDVPAFCCNGCRGAYELIRGWGLEDYYAIRDDSGASPATEKDSRFDDLDHPSLLGASAPVLVHDSDGNELLRSRLCISGLHCAACLWLLERAPERVDGWLSSRVRMHERTIEITYDPATVPLSKIGSLLQKLGYEVSPLGKDSGHSEAATLESRQLLVDIAIAGFCAANAMWLAIALYAGAFTGIEAEHANAFRIAGVVLGCIAVLFPGRTFFRGALASIRTRTPHMDLPVAIGLAAGLGGSLYGLLDANREIYFDSIAALVFFLLVGRWLQMRQQRRAGDEVAGLIQLAPAVATLRKSDGTTERVTCDTLSIGDTVLVAPGESVPVDGVVVDGKSSIDRSLLTGESVPVEVVVGSLVEAGTDNLQSPLEITATLVGSQTRLSQLTSAVADAAASRTPIVQLANRIGGWFVAIVLVLAIATWVYWWNRDPSSVVGHVVALLIVACPCALALATPLAIAASIGRLASRKVLVRSGECLERIVGKGTIFFDKTGTLTTGRMKVIHWHGDPEWLAIAASAQTYVRHPIAAALIEYAKDCDVDPAEHSDWTINVLPGIGIEAQGTPMGTIQIGNANVVSDAIDEPWNEIASRIRKEGGSPIFVTANNSIRAVFGTADAIRDESRAVVKHFQDLGWKVGILSGDHRATVAEVAAKLGVDAERARGEMMPDEKLDAIRKASLDGIVMMVGDGLNDAAALAAADVGVAIRGGVNASLAAAPIIIGDGRLGGLVTLVSMAGTTRRVILRNLALSISYNVVAVALAMNGMITPLIAAILMPISSLTVILATIAGVRLPEDLSSSNSKPTR, encoded by the coding sequence ATGAACCGCTGCCTTGCTGCCAATGCGGCCAGCATGCAAAGACATCCGATGACTAGCGTTCTTCGTAGTTCGGTGGCTTGCGTTCATTGCGGGCTGCCTTCGCCGCCACCGGCGCGACCGGACGTCCCAGCGTTTTGCTGCAACGGTTGTCGCGGTGCTTATGAACTAATCCGCGGCTGGGGTTTGGAAGACTATTACGCGATTCGCGACGATAGTGGTGCCAGTCCCGCGACTGAAAAGGACTCGCGGTTTGACGACCTAGACCACCCATCGCTCTTGGGCGCATCCGCACCGGTACTCGTCCATGATTCCGATGGGAACGAACTACTGCGTTCACGTCTGTGTATCAGCGGTTTGCACTGCGCAGCATGCTTGTGGCTGCTTGAACGTGCGCCCGAACGCGTTGACGGATGGTTGTCGTCTCGAGTCCGCATGCACGAACGCACCATCGAGATCACGTACGATCCCGCGACTGTACCATTGTCGAAGATTGGGTCGCTGCTGCAGAAACTCGGGTACGAAGTGTCCCCATTGGGTAAAGATTCAGGACATTCTGAAGCCGCGACTCTTGAAAGTCGCCAGTTGCTTGTCGATATCGCGATCGCTGGATTTTGTGCGGCCAATGCGATGTGGTTGGCAATTGCCCTGTATGCGGGAGCATTCACGGGTATCGAAGCCGAGCACGCAAACGCGTTTCGAATCGCTGGTGTGGTTCTCGGATGCATTGCGGTGCTTTTTCCAGGCCGAACCTTCTTCCGTGGTGCCCTGGCGTCCATTCGTACACGAACGCCGCACATGGATTTACCCGTCGCCATCGGGTTAGCTGCGGGTCTTGGCGGCAGTCTTTATGGGTTACTCGACGCGAATCGTGAAATCTACTTTGATTCCATCGCCGCCCTAGTGTTCTTCTTACTCGTAGGCCGTTGGTTGCAAATGCGGCAACAGCGTCGGGCGGGAGACGAAGTGGCAGGACTGATTCAACTCGCTCCCGCTGTTGCAACTCTGCGAAAGAGCGACGGAACAACCGAGCGAGTCACATGTGATACGCTTTCGATTGGCGATACGGTTCTGGTTGCACCAGGGGAAAGCGTTCCCGTGGATGGAGTGGTCGTCGATGGCAAGTCGTCCATTGATCGCTCGCTGTTGACGGGCGAAAGTGTGCCGGTTGAAGTCGTGGTGGGAAGCCTCGTCGAAGCGGGTACCGATAACTTGCAATCGCCCCTTGAGATCACGGCGACATTGGTAGGTTCGCAAACTCGTTTATCGCAACTTACTTCTGCGGTAGCCGATGCGGCCGCCTCTCGAACGCCCATTGTTCAACTCGCCAATCGCATCGGAGGCTGGTTCGTTGCGATCGTACTTGTGCTGGCCATCGCCACGTGGGTTTACTGGTGGAACCGCGATCCGTCGTCTGTTGTTGGTCATGTCGTGGCGCTACTGATCGTGGCGTGCCCGTGCGCACTGGCACTTGCCACGCCGCTGGCGATAGCTGCGAGCATCGGAAGGCTTGCGAGTCGAAAAGTCCTCGTTCGTAGTGGTGAGTGCTTAGAACGGATCGTTGGAAAAGGAACCATCTTTTTCGACAAGACCGGCACACTAACGACCGGTCGCATGAAGGTAATTCACTGGCACGGTGATCCCGAATGGTTGGCGATCGCTGCATCCGCTCAAACTTATGTGCGTCACCCGATTGCTGCGGCATTAATCGAATACGCGAAGGACTGCGACGTTGATCCCGCCGAACATTCCGATTGGACGATCAACGTACTTCCAGGGATTGGCATCGAGGCCCAAGGAACGCCGATGGGCACCATTCAAATTGGCAACGCGAATGTGGTGAGCGACGCCATTGATGAACCATGGAACGAAATTGCCAGCCGGATTCGCAAGGAAGGTGGCAGCCCTATCTTTGTCACCGCGAACAACTCGATTCGAGCCGTGTTTGGAACCGCCGACGCGATTCGCGATGAATCGCGTGCGGTAGTGAAGCACTTCCAGGACCTCGGTTGGAAGGTTGGCATCTTGTCGGGCGACCACCGCGCGACGGTGGCCGAGGTGGCTGCGAAACTTGGCGTTGATGCCGAGCGAGCGCGAGGCGAAATGATGCCGGACGAAAAACTTGATGCGATAAGGAAAGCATCACTTGATGGCATTGTCATGATGGTCGGCGACGGACTCAACGATGCAGCGGCGCTTGCGGCGGCGGATGTAGGCGTCGCCATTCGCGGCGGTGTGAATGCATCGCTTGCGGCCGCCCCCATCATCATCGGCGACGGCCGCCTTGGTGGATTGGTCACGCTTGTGTCGATGGCCGGGACGACTCGCCGTGTTATTTTGCGAAACTTGGCGTTGTCGATAAGCTACAACGTTGTGGCGGTTGCCCTAGCGATGAACGGCATGATTACTCCTTTGATAGCCGCGATTCTTATGCCGATCAGTTCGCTCACGGTGATCCTTGCCACCATCGCCGGCGTGCGACTTCCCGAAGACTTAAGTTCCTCCAACTCGAAACCAACACGATGA